GTACCATGCAGCGGTAGTAAAAATCCGGTCTTCCAAAAAGCCTAGTTCCAGTGCTGCCTCGAGTTTTTTATTGGTTTCCCATCCAAAATTAGCATTAAACAAACGGGTAGGTTGCATCCCTACAGTATTGTTGTAATTAGCACTGGCAGTGGTATACGTGTCCAAAAACATATAATCACCAATCTGGTCATTACCTGTAGTACCAAAACTGGCACGTACTTTACCAAAACTTACCCATGGTAATGCAGAAAATAAAGATTCCTTATAAAACAGCCATGCTGCCCCAACAGCTCCAAAAGCAGCAAATTGGTTCCCCGGACCAAATCGGCTGGAGACGTCACGACGGGCAGTCAGGTTCAGGATATAGCGCGAATCGAAACTGTAATTGAGTCGCCCAAAAAACGCCTGATACTTATATTGGGTGATTTCATCAAGCAGTATTTTAGGGAATTTAGCAGCTGCCAGATTATAGATTAGGCTGTTGGAGCTAAAACCACTTCCGGACTGATACAGCTTTTCTGTAGTCTGTTGCTGAAAAGTAGCGCCTAAAAGCACATCTAGCGAATGGCTTCCAAGCTGCTTTTTCCAGTTAATCTGTGGTTCGGCAATCCATGATGAGCGGTCGGTATCATTAACGTAAATAGCAGATTTGTCACTCGTAATATTAAAAGCAGGGTTATAGATTGTCGAAGGAGAAGTACGGGTTTCAGTTGTGCTCAGGGCAGTATAGCCAAAACTGCTTTTGAGTACAAGCTGTGGCAATAGCTCATACGATACTACTGTATTGGCTACAAGGTCGTTGGTTTTCGATTCAAATTTGGCGTTTAAATTTCGCAACGGATTATCCCATGTCCCGTTCTCCCAATTCAGATTGCCGTCTGCATCATACAAAGCTGGGGCATTAGGAGCAAGCGCACGTGCATCATAAGTAAGGTCAAAAGCAGGCAGGTCGTTGTTCTGCGCAGTATACCCGCCGGAAAAAGTGACCCTGAATTTGTTGTCTGCAGAGCGGTGGTTGATATTGATTTGCGCACCGCCTTTTTTATATAAAAAATCCCCAGGAATAGACTGCACCCAAAAGTTTAGACAAATTTATAATTAATTTTGATAATGATGAGCTCGATATTGTATCGGGCTCATTTTGTTTAAATTTGACTTGATTCTTTCTCTATTGTAATAGATAATATAATTTTCGATATCTTGTTTTAATTGACTTATAGAACTGTACTTTTTAAGGTAAAACAATTCGGATTTTAATATCCCGAAGAAGTTTTCTATAATCGCATTATCCAGACAATTCCCTTTTCTGGACATACTCTGTACGATTCCTTTTTTTTCAATAAATGCTGGTATTGTTTCATTTGGTATTGCCAGCCTTGATCAGAATGTAAGGTCAAATTAGTATTGTTTGGTATTTTCTTAAATGCTTTTTTTAACATCACGACCACTTGACTAAATACGGGTCGTTCCGCTAGCTCATAACTGATAATTTCTTGGTTGAATAAGTCTATAATAGGCGATAAATATAGTTTTTTTCCTGATACATTAAACTCGGTTATGTCGGTTGCCCATTTTTTATTTGGAGCTTCTGATTTAAAATTGCGTTCCAAAATATTAGGTGCGATTTTGCCCTGTTCCCCTTTATATGATTTATATTTCTTTATTCTAATAATGCTTTTTAGCCCTAATAGCTTCATCAATCTGAAAACTGTTTTATGATTGATAGTTATCCCTTTATTGTTCAATTCGTCGGTAATTCTTCTATAGCCATAACGACCTTTGTGCTTGTGATAAATGGATTTTATAAATTCTTTTATGATTTGATACTTATCCACAGATTTGTTTTGTTTTTCATAGTAGTAAAAACTGCTACGTGCCATATTAGTACGATTCAAAAGTAAATCTAAATCATATAAATGCCTTAATTCCATTATGGCTTGCGCTTTTTGGCTGCTTCTTCGGCTTGAATTAAGGCTTGTAGCTTTTTTAGCAAATCGTTCTCACAGCGCAGGGCTTCAATTTCCAAGAGAAGTTCTTCTTCCCTGGATAATGGCTTGTCTGATTTGCGTTTTTTACGTTTGAAATTGCTCATAGATTTGGGCCTGCCTTTGGGTTTTGGTTGTAATGCTTCAACTCCAAAGTTAGCAAAATCTTTTTGCCATTTTAACAGAATAGCTGCATCGGCAATATTAAACTTCACCGAGGTCTCGCGTAAGGAAAGTGATTCTTTTTTAATGGCTTTTAGAACCTTTAACTTAAAATCAACCGTATAATTATGATTCCTTCTAGGTAATAAGCCGTCTTTGCCGTATGCTTTATAAAAAGCTACCCATTTACGGATATTGGACTCGTCCAAACCCTTCAATCTTGAAACATACACGTTCGAATAATGTTTCTTTAAAACTAATTCTACACATTCTAACTTAAATGCATAATTGAATTTTACTTTTCTGTTCATAAAAAATGCCCCAAATAGTGTCTAACTTTTTGGGGCATGTTCAGAAACACCGTGGTTTCCTGATGATAATTGCCGCTCAGCAAAAACTGAGTGCGCTCTGACCCACCCGATAACGTACCCTGAATATCCTGTTGCAGTGATGTACCTCCCAGCAGTTCCTTTTGCCAGTCGGTATAGCGATTCTGGTCCCAGGTGCCGTTAATATCGTAATCGGTCGCGCCATAACTCAGCCCGTCGTTTACAAAAGCCTGTAGGCGCATCGCAAGATACTGTTCTGTATTCATGAGTTTCATAAATTTCGTTACAGTTCCTGCACCCGTTGCCGCATTAACCGTAAAAGTAGTTTTACCCGCCTTTCCTTTTTTGGTGGTAATCAGCACCACACCATTCGCACCACGCGAACCGTATATAGCCGTAGCATCGGCATCTTTCAGCACTTCGATGCTTTCAATGGCATCGGGATTGATGCTGTTGAGCGGACTGGTAACACTCGGGTAAGTAGACGCAGTCTGGTTATACCCAATGGGGTCAGACGCATACGGAACCCCGTCTATAATATACAAAGGCGCATTCCCATCAGTACGGATGCTGTTCTGTCCACGTATCTTGATGTCAAAACCGCCTCCGGGCACTCCGGTGGTCTGTGTAATGCTCACACCCGCCATACGCCCCTGCATCGTAGCCAGCACATTAGTCACAGGCTGGGTTTCAATGTCCTTAGCAGTAATGCGGGCAATGCTTCCGGTACGTTCGCTTTCTTTTACCGAATAGTATCCGGCATTCACCCGCACTTCCTGCAAGGTTGTGGTGTCAGGATGCAGTACAATAGCAATTGTAGTACGCCCCGCAACAGGAACGACAGCCGTTTTAAAACCGATAAAAGAAACTACCAAAGTATCCTGAGGCGAAGCAGAAAGACTGTATTGACCGCTATAATCTGTAATAGCAGTAGCATTGAGTTTGCCTTTTAGGGTAATCGTAACCCCGGGCAGGGGAGCAGTACCATCTGTGACAGTACCCTGAATGTGATGTTGTTGAAGAAAAGTGGATGATTTCCGGACTCCGTTTTTGGAGTAAACAGGGAAGAAAGACAATAATGAACCCATTAAAAATAGGCAATAAAGAGCCTTGCCACCCTTAATAAATGAAAATTTATTCATAATATTGGGTTGGTTAGTGAAACGTTGGTTTTGTTAGCTAAGGTCCTCTACGCTAGTTTGGCGACGAAGTAGAGGGCCATTTTTTTTGTCATGGCGAAAGGCGAAGCAATCGCACTAAAATATTATTCTCTCATAGGCAGCAAAAGGGTATAAGTTAGTTTTGGCTGCGAAACTTTAAAAAATAAATTAGAAGTATTGGCTAAGAATCTAAGTGGAGTAATAAGCATAAAAAAGGCGCGGAACTCAGCTTAAACGTCTCTGGCACTTGGCATGGCCACCACAAATAAGTGAGCCCACGCCAAAGACGTGAGCACCATACTTATCATCTCGTGGTATAAACTGCCAAGTTTTGAGCCGAGATTCAAAGCGAATGCTTCAAATATTTTTTATTAGAAGAATCGCAAAATTAATAAATGATATTTATTATTAAGAATAGATATCACAATCTTTCTCAAAGATAAAAAATATTATTTGTAATCCAAGTGGTTTACATGATATTATAGAAAAAAATCAAAATTGCAGTATGGCAGAATTGACAAAAGAAGATACTATACTACAAAAAAAGATAGCAGAAAGAATCCAGTTTTTACGTTTGAAAACTGGGCTTTCACAAACAGATTTTGCCCAAAAAAACCATATTGATAGGCAAGTAATTAATAGGTGGGAAAGCATTAAAAACAAAAGAGGCGTAACTATATATTCTATTCAAAAATTTTGCAAAATGTTAGATATAACGTTGAAAGATTTTTTTGATGATGAAGAATTTAAGAAAGATGCTTAGGCATCTTTTTTTATTTTAAAATTAAATTTAAAACGGGTAATTATACGTGGTTTCTTTATATTCCAAAAAACTAATTTGCGGCTTTAAAAAGCAATTATGGAAAACCGTAAAGTAAAGTTAAAACTGTTTTATATGTTTGTTATTGAAAATTAATCAGTTGATGTCTTAAAATATACAAGATAAAAATGCATTCTAATTATACATTTAAAATTGGGTAGATTGGCGAATGTTTCTTTCAGATATAAATAATTTAGGACTCATACTAAAATTATCGCATTTCAAAACGAAATTCACTCTTAGAAAATGATAACAAAAATAAACCTAAACAATGTAGCAAGCTATAAAAGTCCAACGGCTTTAGAAACTGATAAAAAAGTAAATCTAATTTATGGTTTAAATGGAACAGGTAAAAGTACTTTATCAAACTTTCTTAATAAACAAACTGAAGAAAAATTTAAAAATTGTTCTGTTGACGGATTAGATGAAAATAAAGAAATACTTGTTTACAATCAATCTTTCATTCAAGAAAACTTTTTTGAACCTGAAAATTTGAAAGGAATTTTTACACTTTCAAAGGAGAATAAAGAAGCAGAAACAAAAATAAGTAATGCTAAAAAAGAAATTGAAAAACTTGAAATTGAAAAAGAAACAAAAGATAAAGAATTTGTTATTGAGCAATCTTCAATAAATCAAAAAACTGAAAATGCGAAAAATACTGTTTGGAAAATCAAAACAGATTATAGCGGTGGTGACAGAGTTCTTGAATTTTGCCTAGAAGGATATAAAGGTTCAAAGGATAATTTATTCAGCTATATTATAGGATTACCCAAACCAGATCAAAAACCGACAAAAAGTATTGACGACCTAAAAAAAGATTTACAATCTATTTCAGGAAATAATGCAGAAAAATACCCTTATTTGCCTAAAATTAGCTTTCCTGCACAAATTGTAGAAAACGAGCCTATATTTACTAAACAAATTGTTGGTAATGAAAATAGTTCTGTATCACAACTAATAAAAGAACTTGGTAATTCTGATTGGATAAAAACCGGCTTACAATACTTACCTACAGAACCAATAAAAGAAAATGAAATTTGTCCATTTTGTCAAGAAAAAACCATTTCAAATACATTATTAGAAAGTATTAAGAATTATTTTGATGCTTCGTACGAAGCTGATATAAGTTTTTTGAAAGCTTTTTTAGCAGAATATTCACTAATAATAGAATCAATTCCAAGTAAAGCAATATTTGAAACAAATCCAAAGTTTGAAACAAACAAAAAGGATTTTGAAATTAAGCGATTAAAATAAAATATATGTTTGAAGACTTAAAAGAAATTTGGAGGAATATTGAGCCAAAGGAAAAAAGTTATTTGAAGACAGGTTTGTATATAATATTAATTATTGGCTTTGTATCAGTATTTCTTCTTCCTTGGCTACTAACGCGAGAAAGTATATCTTATGTCGACTATAATAAAACGGGAGCTATAGGGGATACTATAAACGGGATAGCTGGGCCATTTATAGCATTAGCTGGAGCAATTTTAACTTTCTTGGCATTTTATATTCAATATAAAGCCAATTTAGAACAAAGAAATCAATTTACTAAAACAATAAAAAACCAAGAAAAGGAAACTAGAGAACAACTTATCCAGTATAATAACAATTTAGAAAGACAGAATCAGGAAAAAAAGGAACAAGATAAAGTATGGAAAATTGAAAGATTTGAAAATCAATTTTATGAAATGATTAGACTTCATAAAGAAAATGTTAATGAAATTTCAATTAACTTAACTACTTCATATTGCATTGGAAAAGAACAATATATTAACGTTGTAAAATTAAATGGGAGAGAAGTTTTTAAACATTTACTCGAAGAAATAAATATAATTTATTATATAGCTAAAAGTAGCTATATTAAGAATACAAGTCCCAATTCTCTTATTAATTATGCATACGGATTATTTTTTCACGGCAATCGGTATGATAAAAAAATAACTATCACTAGTCCTGAAGAGGAAGAGTACATCAAATTTATAAATACCATAATTGATATTAATAACGACCATAAATCTACAGACTTAACTCAATTAAAAACTATTGTTGAAAATCATATAGGTTTTAAAAATGCTGTAAATTTAAACTTTATATTAGGGCAGGGGCATTCATCATATTTAGCACATTATTATAGGCATTTATATCAAACTGTCAAATTTGTGGCCGACCAAAATGAAGAATTTATAAGATATAATGAAAAAAGAAAATATCTAAGAATTCTGCGAGCACAACTCTCAAACCAAGAACAGGCAATGTTATTTTATAATTGGAAATCCAATTTCGGAAAAAATTGGGAAAATGATACAAATCATTATCTAACTGATTATAGAATGATACACAATATTTATAATGAACTTATAATCAAAGATTTTAATCTTATAAAAATCTTCAATCTAATGCAAGAAGAACCTACTTATAGAGTTGAGGAAGGAAGAGCAAAGGATATGTTATTTGAATTTGAAGATTGGGAAAAAGAAATTTTAGACTAAATAATTCTTTGTAATACTTTACAGTTAAATTATGGAAAACTTCGAAGAATTTCAGAATAGATTTGATGATATAACATTCTCTCTTTCAAGAGATGATATTATGGAGCTTAATAAGTTGGATAATGGACCTTTGAATAATGTAATTAGCCGAATCAATAAGCATTGTTATGGTGTTACCGTTGTTGATGGGAATAGTCAAATAAATATAGAAATGTTTTATGTGACTAATGACAATGAACTACAAGGTTATATTATTAATTTAATCTTAGATGAAAAGTATTATTTTCATCTTTTAATGCGCTTTGCAACCTTTCTTGCAGAACAATTTGAAGATGTAAATGCAATTTCTGCATTTAATACATTTCAAATAAAACTTCGAGGATTTTTAGAAAAGTTAGATTTTTTTACTACTACCTCATTAGAATTGAAGCCCTACTTAGGTCAAAATGCTGTTATGGTTTCTACTGGTTCAAGAGGAATTAAAAATATTATCTTAATTGAACACGCTGATTTTTATAGAGATTTCTTTAATAAAAATTACAAACTTGAAAGAATAAAGAATTCAGAATATGTATACTTGATGGTAAATAGTGATTCTGGCTATATCAAAATTGGTACAAGTATAAATCCGCATTATAGAGAAAAAACTCTTCACTCTCAGGAACCAAAAATATTTTTGATTGCTCAATGGAAGTGCAATAAACATGTTGAAAAACAACTTCACGAAAAATTTAAAGATAAAAGAATTCGAGGAGAATGGTTTAATTTACAATTGAAAGATTTAAAAAATATAGAAGAATTTATGTCTAATTACAACTAATCATGATTTAAAAAATGTTGTATTTTATAATCTCAATTTTATTTTTTGTAATGAAAGAAGTCAATGTATTTATTTGAACTCAGTTATACTCTAAAAATTAATTATAACCTTCTAGGGAATGAACCAAAAAGAATATTTCAAAATAAGTGAACAAAAAAAACTTCCTGCTAGATGCCCTATATTACAATATTGTACAAGAAGAGCTTACACGATATATTTTTTTAATGATTTATCAGGAGGAGAGACTAAAAGTATTGTAGAAATTCTTCAAAAAGAGGATTTACTAATCTCTGATTTTACAGATAAATCTATAAAAATAATAGGAGAAATGCCTTCATATATAAATGGAAGACATTATAAAGTCTACGAAAATTTTTGCCCAGAAATTAACTTATTCGATCCAATTGGATTCAGATATTCTAGAAAAACGGCTAGTTCAAGTGGAGAGTGGGATGATTTAAGAAAAGTTAAATTCAAAAATTTAGACTATAAACATTATAGCGAATGCTCAGAGTTTTCTAAAATTCAATTTGAGAGAAATATAAATAGAAGAAATATGGCAGATAAAAGGAAAAACCCAACTTATAGGCAAAAAGTTAGGCTTTTGCAAGAATCAAAGAATAAATGTGCTTTTTGTGCTTTTTCGGATGCAGGAAGAATCCAGTTTCATCATATTGATGAAAATTCAGCAAATACAATATTAGAAAATTTAATTTCAGTTTGCCCAAACTGTCATTCACTGATTGGAGAAAAAGCAATCACAGAAAAAGAGGTACTGATTAAAAAAGAAAATCTAAAGAATGATTATTTATTAAGCTTGAAGGAATATAAATCAAGTATTGAAATATCAAACAGTACATTAAATACGCCAATTTTAGGAAATAATAACGTAGTTAATTTGACTATAAAAAGTGCTCAAAAAAAAATAATCCAAAAATATCCAGAAGGATCTATTGGACAAAATGTTATTATGTATGGCTATTCTAAATATTTAGCAGATAGATATTCTGAATTTAAAAATTTTGAATTAAAATCTAAAGGACAAGTTTTTAACTATGCAAGTTTTTATGGAAAGGTAAAAAAGGATTTTAAATCGGGAGGATTTTTTCATATTCCTCAAACTCGTTTTTTAGAATTAACATCATATTTGCAAAGAAATATTGATAGAACTGTTTTAGCAAAAATAAATAAAAGTAAAGGTGTTACACGAAATTATATTTCATTAGAAGATTACCAATCAGAAAACAAATAATTAATTTGTAATTGAAAGTTATTTATTGACATAATCCAAACCTGCTCTCAGAAGTGTTCCTAATGAAACGCTGTGCAAAGTCGGAGACGTTTGCACAATTTTTTTAATGTTTTTGTAAATTCAAAACCTCTTAAAGGCTCCCGACTTTAAATAACTGTTTTGTGTAATTTGGTTTAATTGAAAGAGTAGAGGCAACCAATTATTCTTTTGATCGTTTGTAATCTTTTTTGGTTATTTTTGAGAAGATATAAAACGAAACCTAAGTAGATATGAGAATATTTGTTTCGCATATACAGGTTGGTGATATAAATATACTACAATGAATCATATAAGTTTAAAGGAGGCACATATCATTCAAAAAGTAAATCGTGTTTTATCGGATATTGGTTTTGACGTAAAAATAATTGAATATATTGGGTCTACACCAAGTCCAGATTTAGTTGCAGAAAAAATTGTAGACAATAAAATTTATAAAATTGCTATTGAAATAAAAGGCGATTCAGGTCAAAGAAAAGCATTAGCTAATGGAGTTGAAACACTTAATAGAATTCAATTACGAAATAAATATGATAAATTGCTATTAATCATTCCTAATCAAATTTCTTTTAAATCAAGTTATAAAAGATTAAAATATAAGAATTTAAAATACAATCCTGCGGGAATAGAAATTATTGATGTCGAAGGCCTGGACAAATGGGCCAATAGTCTTCCTACGAAAGAGGAAATTAATAATGTTATATTTTACATTAGACAATTAAATAGAAATTTGATTAAACTTATCTCTGAAAATGCAAATAACTTGAAAATGTTAGAATGGCGTGATTTAGAAAGAGTAATTGCTGAAATATTTGAAGGTTTAGGTTTTGAGGTGACTTTAACGCCTTCAAGCAAAGATGGAGGAAAAGATATCATTTTGGAGTGCAAAATAAATGCCATTTCTAAAACATTTATTGTAGAAATAAAACACTGGAGAAGTCAACAAAAAGTTGGTAAATTGGCGGTAAAAGAGTTTAGCCAAATAATAATTAACGAAAAAAGAGAAAAAGGACTTTTTTTATCTACCTATGGCTTTACTAATAATTACTTTGAAAGCTTAACTGAAAGAGAAAGAAAATTGGTTCATTTTGGTGATCAAGGTAAAATTGTTGAACTATGCAAAAAGTATGAAAGAGTAAAAGGTGGAATATTGAATCCAGTTGATACTTTTGAAGAAATGTTGTTTGAAAATACTTTACAATAATATCCTCTGGCTGGCGCGAGTGTCACACTCGTGCACACAATCAAAATCAATGAAACTTTCTATACTTTAAGAGTAAATATTTAAATATTCGGCTTTATTGTTTGTAATCTTTTTTGGTTATTTTTGAAAATATATAAACGTAATAAACATTCGTATAAATACCCAATTTCGGGTAGAGTTTCGCAACTTTAACTGCATATAAATAATTTAGGCACAAGCTATAAGGACTATGAATAAAAGAATTTCCAAAATATCGAATGATGTACAAGACAGAAATTCTGTTGCTTGGAAAAAACTATGTGAATACATTGATCAGGTTGCTGAAAACGGAACCGACGAGTTTGTTCCGAGAGAAGCTCTTGGAGACGAATTGTTTGCTAAAATTTTCACTCTTCCGGAGTCAATCATAAAACTTAAAAAAGTTAAGAAAATTGGACTTTATGGAAGTAATCTGAAGAGGATTCCGCCTGAAATTGGACAAATGGAATCGCTTGAGTTTTTCGACCCGTATACTTCTTATGACTTACATTGGTTTCCATTCGAGATTTATAAGTGTAAAAAACTAAAAGACAGTCGAATCAGCACGAGAGCACTTTATGGGAATTATAAAAACCGAATGGGATTTCCAAAACTTGACCACAATCCAGTTAGATATTATGGAGACAATTTAAAATGTAGTGTCTGCGAAAAGAAGCTAACATACGAAACAACCAACCAGATGTGGATTACTGCACACGTCGGCACTGATACAATACCAATGCTTGCTAATTTATGCTCAAAAGATTGTGAGCAGGAATTGCCTAAACCACCAAAAAATTATGTTAATTTTCCACATAAAGGCGGAGCTGATTTAAAACAGCCAGATATGGATGAGTTTGACTACATAAGGGCCAATTATCGAGCTGTAACTCTTGAAGAAATTGAGTCTGGTAAAAAAGAAACTAAGAATGGAAAACTGAAACTTTTGAAATTAATTAGAAAGATTTGGGAAAAATAAAGGAAAAACCAGTGCCTAACAGTGTCCCAATTGGCGCTCGTTTGCAACGAGTGCCACTTAAATTGTTATCCCAAAAGTAGCGTTTGCAACGCGGCCAAAAATAATATTTTGAGCTTACACTACTGTTAAAACATTTTACAGGTGAGCGGTATTTTGAAATTTAATTTATACATTTGTATTATAATTAGGTGCTAAAAGGCAGTTTTTCAGCATTCTACCTTAAACCTGAATTAAAGAAAGCAGTTTTTACCGGAAAGCTGCCATAAGTATTCTAATGGAAAAAAGTATTAATATAGCACAGGTTTTCCCAAAACATCTTTTCTGGGATATGGATCTTGATAAACTTGATTTTATCGAAGATAAGGCTATTATTATACCAAGGGCACTCTATGCCACCACTTCAGAGACATTTGAAGATGATATTTTAAAACTCGAACAGATTTATGATCGTTCTGAAATTGTTTCGAATCTTCAAAACACTAAACAGAACATCAGCAATATGGTATGCCGTAAGGTATCCGAAAGATATAATATTCCATCTTTCAGCAGATATAGTCTTGTTGGAATATGAGCGCAGTCTCTCCCGTCCTAAGAAAAACCATTCAGGAGTTATTTACACTTCCTTCCTTAGAGAAATTTGGTTTGGGAGGTGGAACCAATTTAGCTTTGCAGTATAATCATAGAATATCAGACGATATCGATTTATTCTGCCATGAAATAATAGGTTTAGCAGGTTATGAACAAATTATAAATGAGGTTAAAGGTTTATATGGCGAAAAAGTATTCGGCATAAGTTTTCCCTGCGATATAAACGACCAGTTTACATTTTTAAGGTTTTTTCTTAAGGCAGACGGACTGACCATCAAAGTCGAAGTAATACAGAACATGAAGCATCTGGATCCAATAGAAGTAACAGAAGGTATACGGGTGTTCTCTAAGAAAGATATTGGGCTTTATAAACTTTCGTGCGCTGTTAATCGCGGAAGCAAAAAAGATATTTACGATTTAGATTTCATTACCAATGATATCCCATTAATTAAACTCTATCAACTGCTCCAATCCAAAACCGAACGCTATTGCGAACCTGAAGATAAATCAATTTTTGATCTGGACGGTGTATGCGCAGTAAAACATCCCGAAAAACTTCTGGATTTTGACAATATTCCTACTTCTGCCAATATTCCGGCACATACACATGATAGCATTAACATCATAGAAGGAGGCAAAACTTTTGCTGTGGCCAAAATTGAATGGCGTAGTAAAATGAGAAGGCTTTATGAATATTTAGGCCTTCAGTTTCCTGGCCCAAAAGGCATTTCAATCAGATAGGAAATTCCTCGTTCCCCGCAGTGTTCCTAATGAAACGCTGGCATATGTCTTCGACTTTGCACAATTTTTTTAATGTTTTTATAAATTCAAAACCTCTTAAAGTCTCCCGACTTTAAATAACTGTTTTTGTAATTTGGTTTTATTGAGTAGAGTAGAGCTAAGCAATTATTCTCCTGCTCTCCGAAGGGCTCTTAAAAGTTACACAAACGTCTTTTTAGATTTTACGGATAAACAAGTCTATTTTAAAAACTTTTTAAAATTGCTAAAGTACTGAAAGTTGAAAATAGGTATTTACACTTGATTCATTTTTTAGTAAAGAACTATTTTGGCTTTCAAAATCTATTAAATGTGGAAAACCGTAAAATGGAATAAAAATAGTTTTGCATTTTTGATAAAAAGTTAGTTAAACTCTTTATTGACAAAAAAATAAAATCCATTTTCGAAAAATTCAACGAATATTCAAATTTATCAATGAGATACATTCCTAATTTAATCCCAGAAAAATCACAAGTATTAAAGGAATATTTTAAAGAAAATATTCATGCTAAAAAAACATCAAATTCATTTCA
The Flavobacterium flavigenum genome window above contains:
- a CDS encoding TonB-dependent receptor domain-containing protein, yielding MQSIPGDFLYKKGGAQININHRSADNKFRVTFSGGYTAQNNDLPAFDLTYDARALAPNAPALYDADGNLNWENGTWDNPLRNLNAKFESKTNDLVANTVVSYELLPQLVLKSSFGYTALSTTETRTSPSTIYNPAFNITSDKSAIYVNDTDRSSWIAEPQINWKKQLGSHSLDVLLGATFQQQTTEKLYQSGSGFSSNSLIYNLAAAKFPKILLDEITQYKYQAFFGRLNYSFDSRYILNLTARRDVSSRFGPGNQFAAFGAVGAAWLFYKESLFSALPWVSFGKVRASFGTTGNDQIGDYMFLDTYTTASANYNNTVGMQPTRLFNANFGWETNKKLEAALELGFLEDRIFTTAAWYRNRSSNQLVGVPLPGTTGFTSLQSNLAATVENSGWEFTLRTVNFNTPHFDWTTSVNLTFARNRLVAFPGLATSTYSQKYRIGAPLNILLLYNFKGVNPQTGVYEFEDLNKDGRITSPEDQQTIADLNPEFFGGLQNQLRYRNWKLDFLFQFVKQDNIKYAMGFAGQMTNQPLTAGSSWINAGDTASYQIYTTGVNSAAVQGDNLYNKSTGSITDASYVRLKNISVSYKVPLSLKSTQCTVSLQAQNLLTFTPYEGGDPEFTFTGYLPPLKVITAGLQLTF
- a CDS encoding IS3 family transposase; this encodes MSRKGNCLDNAIIENFFGILKSELFYLKKYSSISQLKQDIENYIIYYNRERIKSNLNKMSPIQYRAHHYQN
- a CDS encoding IS3 family transposase, translated to MELRHLYDLDLLLNRTNMARSSFYYYEKQNKSVDKYQIIKEFIKSIYHKHKGRYGYRRITDELNNKGITINHKTVFRLMKLLGLKSIIRIKKYKSYKGEQGKIAPNILERNFKSEAPNKKWATDITEFNVSGKKLYLSPIIDLFNQEIISYELAERPVFSQVVVMLKKAFKKIPNNTNLTLHSDQGWQYQMKQYQHLLKKKESYRVCPEKGIVWIMRL
- a CDS encoding helix-turn-helix domain-containing protein, translated to MNRKVKFNYAFKLECVELVLKKHYSNVYVSRLKGLDESNIRKWVAFYKAYGKDGLLPRRNHNYTVDFKLKVLKAIKKESLSLRETSVKFNIADAAILLKWQKDFANFGVEALQPKPKGRPKSMSNFKRKKRKSDKPLSREEELLLEIEALRCENDLLKKLQALIQAEEAAKKRKP
- a CDS encoding TonB-dependent receptor plug domain-containing protein, yielding MNKFSFIKGGKALYCLFLMGSLLSFFPVYSKNGVRKSSTFLQQHHIQGTVTDGTAPLPGVTITLKGKLNATAITDYSGQYSLSASPQDTLVVSFIGFKTAVVPVAGRTTIAIVLHPDTTTLQEVRVNAGYYSVKESERTGSIARITAKDIETQPVTNVLATMQGRMAGVSITQTTGVPGGGFDIKIRGQNSIRTDGNAPLYIIDGVPYASDPIGYNQTASTYPSVTSPLNSINPDAIESIEVLKDADATAIYGSRGANGVVLITTKKGKAGKTTFTVNAATGAGTVTKFMKLMNTEQYLAMRLQAFVNDGLSYGATDYDINGTWDQNRYTDWQKELLGGTSLQQDIQGTLSGGSERTQFLLSGNYHQETTVFLNMPQKVRHYLGHFL
- a CDS encoding helix-turn-helix domain-containing protein; amino-acid sequence: MAELTKEDTILQKKIAERIQFLRLKTGLSQTDFAQKNHIDRQVINRWESIKNKRGVTIYSIQKFCKMLDITLKDFFDDEEFKKDA
- a CDS encoding AAA family ATPase; this encodes MITKINLNNVASYKSPTALETDKKVNLIYGLNGTGKSTLSNFLNKQTEEKFKNCSVDGLDENKEILVYNQSFIQENFFEPENLKGIFTLSKENKEAETKISNAKKEIEKLEIEKETKDKEFVIEQSSINQKTENAKNTVWKIKTDYSGGDRVLEFCLEGYKGSKDNLFSYIIGLPKPDQKPTKSIDDLKKDLQSISGNNAEKYPYLPKISFPAQIVENEPIFTKQIVGNENSSVSQLIKELGNSDWIKTGLQYLPTEPIKENEICPFCQEKTISNTLLESIKNYFDASYEADISFLKAFLAEYSLIIESIPSKAIFETNPKFETNKKDFEIKRLK
- a CDS encoding putative phage abortive infection protein, producing MFEDLKEIWRNIEPKEKSYLKTGLYIILIIGFVSVFLLPWLLTRESISYVDYNKTGAIGDTINGIAGPFIALAGAILTFLAFYIQYKANLEQRNQFTKTIKNQEKETREQLIQYNNNLERQNQEKKEQDKVWKIERFENQFYEMIRLHKENVNEISINLTTSYCIGKEQYINVVKLNGREVFKHLLEEINIIYYIAKSSYIKNTSPNSLINYAYGLFFHGNRYDKKITITSPEEEEYIKFINTIIDINNDHKSTDLTQLKTIVENHIGFKNAVNLNFILGQGHSSYLAHYYRHLYQTVKFVADQNEEFIRYNEKRKYLRILRAQLSNQEQAMLFYNWKSNFGKNWENDTNHYLTDYRMIHNIYNELIIKDFNLIKIFNLMQEEPTYRVEEGRAKDMLFEFEDWEKEILD